One stretch of Pedobacter riviphilus DNA includes these proteins:
- the fabD gene encoding ACP S-malonyltransferase, giving the protein MKAYIFPGQGAQFVGMGKDLYEHPKAAALFEQANEIIGFRISDIMFSGTDEELKQTNVTQPAIFLHSVILAKVLGDDFKPDMVAGHSLGEFSALVAANALSFEDGLKLVIARANAMQKACEAQPSTMAAILGLADDVVEKICAEIDAVVVPANYNCPGQLVISGSIEGIDLACAKLTEAGAKRALKLNVGGAFHSPLMEPAKIELQAAIEATNIASPICPVYQNVDAKPYTDPAEIKSNLIKQLTGAVRWTQTVGNMLADGATEFVEVGPGNVLQGLVKKVSREVQTSSAAIA; this is encoded by the coding sequence ATGAAAGCATATATTTTTCCCGGACAGGGAGCACAATTTGTAGGTATGGGTAAAGATCTTTATGAGCATCCCAAAGCTGCAGCATTATTTGAACAGGCCAATGAAATTATCGGTTTCCGCATTAGCGATATTATGTTTAGTGGAACAGATGAGGAGCTTAAGCAAACCAATGTAACCCAACCAGCAATCTTTTTGCATTCAGTTATTTTAGCCAAAGTGTTAGGCGATGATTTTAAACCAGACATGGTTGCAGGACATTCCTTAGGCGAATTTTCGGCTTTAGTGGCGGCAAATGCATTAAGCTTCGAAGATGGATTAAAACTGGTTATTGCCCGTGCAAATGCCATGCAAAAAGCATGTGAGGCACAGCCATCAACCATGGCAGCTATTTTAGGTTTAGCTGATGATGTGGTTGAAAAAATCTGCGCTGAAATTGATGCCGTAGTCGTTCCGGCAAATTACAACTGCCCAGGGCAATTGGTAATTTCGGGCAGTATAGAAGGTATTGATCTGGCTTGTGCTAAATTAACCGAAGCGGGAGCTAAAAGAGCTTTAAAATTAAACGTAGGTGGTGCATTCCATTCGCCTTTAATGGAACCAGCGAAAATCGAATTACAGGCTGCTATTGAAGCTACCAATATTGCATCACCAATTTGTCCTGTTTATCAAAATGTTGATGCTAAGCCATATACAGATCCGGCAGAAATAAAATCCAATTTAATTAAACAATTAACAGGTGCTGTACGTTGGACACAGACAGTGGGTAACATGCTTGCCGATGGTGCAACAGAATTTGTAGAAGTTGGTCCGGGTAATGTGTTGCAGGGATTGGTTAAAAAAGTAAGTCGCGAAGTACAAACCAGTAGTGCTGCGATAGCTTAA
- a CDS encoding sensor histidine kinase codes for MKMSFGVKIRFLLLVLGCCLIATSISLSRFTTKSELLEHDAQEIQHNLSIKERSVQSFLADKQQVAKAKQFHLNPQNAINFINAYRKNGGINLLTYESNQLKFWSTYKVAEIDPTTIKEGSSVLFFYNGWYEVIKSTQGNFSFIFLITIQSQYPFKETKYFKNDIDPILSTTKTLTFASFTDKDVYVIKSLDNKFLFGLKVKPGYAETHYSGTQLWLFVAGMLCICMFFNSLSSFIARRGHIAWGTFLLLFFFLAFRLTDLYYGWFNHRFTLDLFDPRIYADNFLMPSLGDFLLNVIALTWLLLFMYNHKEQYKFPGWIKRNKIIGMVIQAGLMVLIGRIVWDTDDIFFGLIFNSKINFDIVNILKLSGTSWVGIVILCLAWFQIYLITAVSATVSSQLNVSNKERVIIFLIGFAGVFIYKLVVDFNAFFIVFALVLFIVARAVYLKEKNFSIGMFAIVFFCLAFNTSIKYTKYKDIKERSLREPLARKVQSSEDPNAIIALGTLGNEIVKDNFLTNYFTQNRKGSYSVLKNHIKDYLDGYLNRYDYQIYPYNKLGAAIENADTPPIDKYKNLVEAGSVKIDGSNFFYQVNNTFGYQDYFGIISVVDNGSLLGTLVIELRSKPYNYNNRLPDLLGDQKLIKDEDFKGYSIALYSNNKLLNQSGNYTYPLDGSIFKGKKDDFITTSDDSLHYSHLIYKPTDSKMVVISKEKVDYVERLAALSFFFLIFIIFSLLLYGLIWLIKNLDDDKVGWFSINRSLMINANKILYKTRIQVSIVMAVVATLVIVGWGTYYYMNLEYRGQQDAILKDKIRKVQQNFEKQVFSNGIIANDENATADFNNFADINNADLNLYDLDGNLIMTTYPKLYNYKIIGKKMGPTAFFSLSGLHRSEFINPAEKIGNLTYAAAYAPIRNAQNKTIAYIGLPNYSTEEEYTDKLALFVSNLINLYALVFVAIGVLAVFLANQITNPLTFIQDSISKTKIGQKNEPIVWRRHDEIGSLIKEYNHMIAALEDSAIKLARSERESAWREMAKQVAHEIKNPLTPLKLGVQLLEKSWKEKDPNFELKFNKFSKSFIEQIDSLSKIASEFSNFAKMPDTNLERLSLLPIIEQAREVFKSTENVTIDVLNKSEKDIEIMADHDQLLRTFNNLLKNAIEAIDEETLCCITIIVYVDAKNAYIEIKDNGKGIPPVLQDKIFVPNFTTKTSGTGLGLAFVKQAVENAGGSVKFTSISGLGTTFYLNFPLV; via the coding sequence ATGAAAATGAGCTTTGGTGTAAAAATAAGATTTCTATTGCTTGTTTTGGGCTGCTGTCTCATTGCAACTTCTATTTCGTTAAGCAGGTTTACAACTAAAAGTGAGCTTCTGGAACATGATGCTCAAGAAATTCAGCACAACCTTTCAATTAAAGAAAGATCTGTTCAAAGTTTTCTGGCCGATAAACAGCAGGTTGCCAAGGCAAAACAGTTTCACCTCAATCCGCAAAATGCGATAAATTTTATCAATGCCTATCGTAAAAACGGCGGCATAAACCTATTAACCTATGAAAGCAACCAGCTTAAGTTTTGGAGTACCTATAAGGTTGCCGAAATAGATCCAACTACAATAAAAGAAGGTAGCTCGGTATTGTTTTTTTATAACGGCTGGTACGAAGTGATTAAAAGTACCCAGGGTAATTTCAGTTTTATTTTCTTAATCACCATTCAATCTCAATACCCTTTTAAAGAGACTAAGTATTTTAAAAATGATATCGATCCAATTTTATCAACCACCAAAACATTAACGTTTGCATCTTTTACCGATAAGGACGTGTATGTAATAAAAAGTTTGGATAATAAGTTTTTATTCGGCCTTAAAGTAAAACCCGGGTACGCAGAAACCCATTATTCAGGCACACAATTGTGGCTGTTTGTTGCTGGCATGTTATGCATCTGCATGTTTTTTAACTCATTAAGTTCGTTTATTGCCAGGCGTGGACATATTGCCTGGGGTACTTTTTTGCTGTTGTTTTTCTTTTTAGCCTTTCGGTTAACAGATTTATATTACGGTTGGTTCAACCACAGGTTTACCTTAGATCTATTTGATCCGAGGATATATGCAGATAATTTCCTGATGCCTTCGTTAGGCGATTTTCTGTTAAATGTAATCGCACTAACCTGGTTACTCTTGTTTATGTATAACCATAAGGAACAATATAAATTTCCGGGATGGATTAAGCGGAATAAAATAATCGGGATGGTTATTCAGGCAGGCTTAATGGTGTTAATTGGCCGGATTGTTTGGGATACCGATGATATTTTCTTCGGATTGATTTTTAACTCAAAAATTAATTTTGATATCGTTAATATCCTTAAGCTTAGCGGAACCAGTTGGGTGGGTATTGTAATTTTATGTTTGGCCTGGTTTCAGATTTACCTGATAACCGCTGTTTCGGCAACAGTAAGCAGTCAATTAAATGTAAGCAATAAAGAGCGGGTCATTATTTTTTTAATCGGCTTTGCTGGTGTTTTTATCTACAAGTTAGTGGTAGATTTTAATGCATTTTTTATCGTTTTTGCGCTTGTATTATTTATCGTGGCAAGGGCTGTTTATTTAAAAGAAAAGAACTTTTCGATCGGTATGTTTGCCATAGTATTTTTCTGCCTGGCTTTTAATACGTCTATTAAGTACACTAAGTATAAAGATATTAAAGAAAGAAGTTTGCGGGAGCCTTTGGCCAGAAAAGTGCAGTCGTCTGAAGATCCGAATGCCATTATTGCTTTAGGTACTTTGGGCAATGAAATTGTTAAAGATAATTTTCTGACAAACTATTTTACTCAAAACCGAAAAGGGAGTTATTCGGTGCTCAAAAATCATATTAAAGATTATTTAGATGGCTATTTAAACCGCTACGATTATCAGATCTATCCTTACAATAAATTGGGCGCTGCAATAGAAAATGCGGATACACCACCGATTGATAAGTACAAAAACCTGGTTGAGGCGGGCTCTGTTAAAATTGATGGATCTAACTTTTTTTATCAGGTTAACAATACATTTGGTTATCAGGATTACTTTGGTATCATCTCGGTTGTAGATAATGGCAGTTTATTAGGTACACTCGTTATCGAACTCCGCTCAAAGCCGTATAATTATAACAATCGGCTACCCGACCTCTTAGGTGATCAAAAGTTGATCAAAGACGAAGATTTTAAGGGTTATTCTATTGCCTTGTATAGCAATAATAAATTGCTTAATCAATCTGGAAATTATACTTACCCTTTGGATGGAAGCATATTTAAGGGTAAAAAGGATGATTTTATTACAACCAGTGACGATTCGCTCCATTACAGCCATTTAATTTATAAGCCTACTGATAGCAAAATGGTTGTAATCAGTAAGGAGAAGGTAGATTATGTAGAACGTTTGGCAGCACTATCGTTTTTCTTCCTGATATTTATCATCTTCTCCTTGTTGCTTTATGGTTTAATATGGTTAATCAAAAACCTTGATGATGATAAGGTGGGCTGGTTCAGTATCAACAGGTCTTTAATGATCAATGCCAATAAGATCTTGTACAAAACCAGAATCCAGGTTTCAATTGTAATGGCGGTGGTGGCAACGCTGGTTATTGTAGGTTGGGGAACCTACTATTACATGAATCTTGAGTACCGTGGGCAGCAGGATGCTATATTAAAAGATAAAATAAGAAAGGTACAGCAGAATTTTGAGAAGCAGGTTTTTAGCAATGGCATAATTGCAAACGACGAGAATGCAACAGCAGATTTTAACAATTTTGCCGATATCAATAATGCCGATTTAAATTTATATGACCTGGATGGCAACCTGATCATGACGACCTATCCTAAGCTTTATAATTATAAAATTATCGGTAAGAAAATGGGGCCAACAGCCTTCTTTTCTTTAAGTGGTTTACACCGATCGGAATTTATCAACCCGGCAGAGAAAATTGGTAATTTAACCTATGCTGCTGCATATGCCCCCATCAGGAATGCTCAAAATAAAACAATTGCCTATATTGGTTTGCCTAATTACTCTACCGAAGAAGAATATACTGATAAACTGGCGCTTTTTGTGAGTAACCTGATTAATCTTTATGCACTGGTATTTGTGGCTATTGGGGTGTTGGCTGTATTTTTGGCTAATCAGATTACCAATCCCTTAACTTTTATCCAGGATAGTATTAGTAAAACGAAAATAGGACAAAAGAACGAGCCTATTGTATGGCGTAGACATGATGAGATCGGTTCTTTAATTAAGGAATATAATCATATGATTGCGGCCCTAGAAGATAGTGCAATTAAACTGGCCAGATCGGAACGGGAGAGTGCCTGGCGCGAAATGGCCAAACAGGTCGCACACGAAATCAAGAATCCACTAACACCTTTAAAACTAGGTGTTCAGTTGTTAGAGAAATCGTGGAAAGAGAAAGATCCTAACTTCGAACTGAAGTTTAATAAGTTTAGCAAATCATTTATAGAACAGATTGATAGCCTTTCGAAAATTGCTTCTGAATTTTCGAATTTTGCCAAAATGCCCGATACCAATCTGGAGCGTCTTTCTTTACTTCCGATTATTGAGCAGGCAAGAGAAGTATTTAAAAGCACAGAAAACGTTACCATTGATGTGCTAAACAAGAGCGAGAAGGATATCGAAATTATGGCAGACCACGATCAGCTTTTAAGAACGTTTAATAACCTGCTTAAAAACGCGATAGAAGCTATAGATGAGGAAACTTTATGCTGCATTACCATTATTGTATATGTCGATGCGAAAAATGCATATATAGAAATAAAGGATAATGGAAAAGGCATACCACCAGTGCTGCAGGATAAAATATTTGTACCGAACTTCACTACAAAAACATCGGGCACTGGTTTAGGTTTAGCCTTTGTTAAGCAGGCTGTAGAAAATGCCGGTGGTTCAGTTAAGTTTACCTCAATAAGCGGGTTAGGAACAACGTTCTATCTGAACTTTCCTTTAGTTTAA
- a CDS encoding coiled-coil domain-containing protein has product MESQKINKGDRNKIYFLVIVIAALIGTNAYLFFKDRQQSERFVTVSAEKDKLRLEVEKIEVELDKVNALNLDLNDKLVEEQKLARVKIEELKTALEKNQITQGELDKANAQINDLKTFVKNYNDQIIQLQKDNIFLKNSRDSLQNSLRNISNKASNLENENSNLNAKVKTAAVLKLQSAEIIAFRTKSNGKKVEVSKSSTAEKLSVRFNVVPNQLAEKGHHNIYLRVFDPAGNLLADEGNHFEADGQDMQFSHSIFIDYNNDDSTYVIDWANPKPFIKGIYTVILYADGNTMGKAQVELR; this is encoded by the coding sequence ATGGAATCACAAAAGATTAATAAGGGTGATAGAAACAAAATTTACTTCCTGGTCATCGTTATTGCTGCTTTAATTGGCACAAATGCTTACTTGTTTTTTAAAGACCGACAACAAAGTGAAAGATTTGTTACCGTTAGTGCAGAGAAAGATAAACTACGGCTGGAGGTAGAAAAAATTGAGGTTGAGCTGGATAAGGTTAATGCATTGAACCTTGATTTAAACGATAAACTTGTTGAAGAACAGAAGCTTGCGCGGGTAAAAATTGAAGAACTTAAAACGGCTTTAGAAAAAAACCAGATTACCCAGGGCGAACTCGACAAAGCCAATGCACAAATTAATGACCTGAAAACATTTGTAAAAAATTACAATGATCAGATTATTCAGCTGCAGAAAGACAATATTTTTCTAAAAAATAGTCGCGATAGTTTACAGAACTCCCTTAGAAACATCAGCAATAAGGCATCGAACTTGGAGAACGAAAACTCTAATTTAAATGCAAAAGTTAAAACGGCCGCCGTATTAAAGCTTCAATCGGCGGAAATTATAGCTTTCAGAACAAAATCCAACGGCAAAAAAGTAGAAGTGAGCAAATCATCTACTGCAGAAAAGTTAAGTGTACGTTTTAACGTTGTGCCGAACCAGTTAGCAGAAAAAGGACATCATAACATTTACCTTCGGGTATTCGATCCGGCAGGAAACCTGTTAGCAGACGAAGGAAACCATTTCGAGGCTGATGGACAGGATATGCAGTTCAGCCATTCTATTTTTATTGACTACAATAACGATGACAGCACCTATGTTATCGACTGGGCAAACCCTAAACCATTTATAAAGGGCATATATACCGTAATTTTATATGCTGATGGTAATACCATGGGCAAGGCGCAAGTGGAGCTGAGATAA
- a CDS encoding glycoside hydrolase family 10 protein, with amino-acid sequence MLKNFLYALLSLTVIPYILNAQPLSKIAPKREFRGVWVATVTNIDWPSKPGLSIDQQKQELIGILERHKSQGMNVIILQVRPAADAFYAKSREPWSQWLMGKQGLAPAPGYDPLSFAIKEAHFRGMELHAWFNPYRASMSSTAVLSENHAFRKHPDWFFTYGGKKQFDPGIPDVREYIVQVILDVVKGYDIDGIHFDDYFYPYKVEGQTINDGNTFYKYPNNFSDIKDWRRNNVDLLIKQLDDSIHHYKKWVKFGISPFGIWKNKNEDPEGSATSGLSNYAELFADSRKWVKEGWVDYINPQIYFTFTRRVAPYGVLVDWWSNNTFGRHVYIGQGAYLVNSRAEAAWKNLSEIPKQIRYLRDNNRIQGSVFFSSKSLSTVAKAVGDSLKNDLYKYPALPPQMPWLDEVPPNEPQALTADALKDGVHLKWQLPLKAKDGETASGFVVYRFNEGEKISILDPKNIIKISFEDYLSYIDTSVESGKRYSYLVTALDRLKNESEPSGPVGIEVPLAKE; translated from the coding sequence ATGCTTAAAAACTTCCTATACGCACTTTTATCTTTAACTGTAATACCTTATATATTAAATGCACAACCTTTATCAAAAATTGCACCAAAAAGGGAGTTTAGAGGTGTTTGGGTAGCTACTGTAACCAATATAGACTGGCCATCCAAACCAGGTTTAAGCATTGATCAACAAAAGCAGGAGCTGATTGGCATTTTAGAAAGACACAAAAGCCAAGGGATGAATGTTATTATTTTGCAGGTTAGGCCCGCAGCAGATGCATTCTATGCAAAATCCAGAGAACCATGGAGCCAGTGGTTAATGGGGAAACAGGGTTTGGCACCAGCACCTGGTTATGATCCTTTGTCCTTCGCCATTAAAGAAGCCCATTTCAGGGGAATGGAGCTTCATGCCTGGTTTAATCCTTATAGAGCCAGTATGAGCAGCACGGCGGTATTGAGCGAAAACCATGCTTTTCGTAAACATCCCGATTGGTTTTTTACCTATGGTGGCAAAAAGCAGTTTGATCCGGGTATCCCAGATGTGAGGGAGTATATTGTTCAGGTAATTTTAGATGTGGTAAAGGGCTATGATATTGATGGTATTCACTTCGACGATTATTTTTACCCTTATAAAGTAGAGGGACAAACGATTAACGATGGTAACACTTTTTACAAATACCCTAATAATTTTTCGGACATAAAAGATTGGAGGCGCAACAACGTCGATCTGCTCATCAAACAGCTTGACGATAGTATCCACCACTATAAGAAATGGGTGAAGTTTGGTATTAGTCCTTTTGGTATCTGGAAAAATAAAAATGAAGATCCCGAAGGCTCTGCTACCAGTGGCCTATCCAACTATGCAGAACTTTTTGCCGATAGCCGTAAATGGGTTAAAGAAGGTTGGGTAGATTACATTAATCCTCAAATTTATTTTACGTTTACCAGGAGAGTAGCACCTTATGGTGTTTTAGTTGATTGGTGGAGCAATAATACCTTTGGTAGGCATGTTTATATTGGGCAGGGTGCTTATCTGGTAAACTCGAGGGCAGAAGCAGCCTGGAAAAACCTAAGCGAAATACCCAAGCAGATTAGATACCTTAGAGATAACAACCGGATTCAGGGTAGCGTGTTTTTTAGTTCTAAATCATTAAGTACGGTTGCAAAGGCGGTTGGCGATTCGCTAAAGAACGATCTTTATAAATACCCTGCTTTGCCACCGCAAATGCCATGGCTGGATGAGGTACCACCAAACGAACCTCAAGCATTAACCGCTGATGCACTAAAAGATGGTGTACATTTAAAATGGCAACTTCCGCTAAAGGCAAAAGATGGAGAAACGGCTTCGGGATTTGTAGTTTACCGATTTAATGAGGGAGAGAAAATTTCGATACTCGATCCTAAGAACATTATTAAAATAAGCTTTGAAGATTATCTTTCATATATTGATACCAGTGTAGAAAGCGGTAAACGGTACAGCTACCTCGTTACAGCATTAGATCGATTAAAAAATGAAAGTGAGCCTAGTGGGCCAGTTGGTATTGAAGTCCCTTTAGCAAAGGAATAA
- a CDS encoding LacI family DNA-binding transcriptional regulator, whose amino-acid sequence MKKKTTIYDIAKALNITVSTVSRALSGFPAISDATRKAVVEMAKKLNYSPNKLASALKSGKTHIIGVIVPSVQAHFFASIIHCIEDGLKDSGYRVIIYQSNESVENEINGVRTLLEAQVDGIMASMSLETEDVSHFDEIIKQNKPLILFDRVNTDLKVPTITLDDFKAGYIATKHLIDQGYQKIAFVTTVHQIKIFNDRLEGYKAALADHNLPLIEEHIIFGGLSIKDGRFGAGKLMRSKNKPDAIIAGDDFTALGVIKKLKEIDETPPEVGVIGFANEAFSAYITPNLSTIDQHASQMGQECAKMFLKMINQENPYANMEHIVLDPAVVERESTNKKS is encoded by the coding sequence TTGAAAAAGAAAACCACCATATACGATATAGCGAAGGCGCTAAACATTACAGTATCAACTGTTTCGAGGGCACTTAGTGGCTTCCCCGCAATAAGCGATGCCACCAGAAAGGCCGTTGTAGAAATGGCTAAAAAATTAAATTATAGCCCAAATAAACTCGCATCTGCATTAAAATCTGGTAAAACCCATATCATTGGTGTAATTGTACCAAGTGTACAGGCACATTTCTTTGCATCTATTATCCATTGTATAGAAGATGGCCTGAAGGATAGCGGCTACCGTGTTATTATCTACCAATCCAACGAATCTGTTGAAAATGAAATAAATGGCGTAAGAACCTTACTAGAAGCACAGGTAGATGGCATTATGGCTTCAATGTCGTTAGAAACAGAAGATGTTTCGCACTTTGACGAAATTATTAAGCAAAATAAGCCCCTGATATTATTCGACCGCGTAAATACAGATTTAAAAGTTCCTACCATTACACTTGATGATTTTAAGGCAGGTTATATTGCTACGAAACATTTAATAGATCAGGGCTATCAAAAAATTGCATTCGTAACCACTGTTCACCAGATTAAAATATTTAATGATCGCTTAGAAGGATACAAAGCAGCTTTAGCAGACCATAACCTTCCACTAATAGAAGAGCATATTATTTTTGGAGGTTTATCCATTAAAGACGGCCGGTTTGGTGCAGGTAAATTAATGCGTAGCAAAAATAAACCCGATGCTATTATTGCCGGAGATGATTTTACCGCGCTGGGTGTAATTAAAAAGTTAAAAGAGATTGATGAAACACCTCCTGAAGTTGGTGTAATTGGCTTTGCCAATGAAGCATTCTCGGCTTACATTACACCTAACCTATCAACAATTGATCAACATGCATCACAAATGGGCCAAGAATGTGCTAAAATGTTTCTGAAAATGATTAATCAGGAAAACCCATATGCCAATATGGAGCATATTGTGCTTGACCCAGCTGTTGTAGAAAGAGAATCGACCAATAAAAAGAGTTAA
- a CDS encoding acyltransferase family protein yields the protein MTEPKQRLLSLDFFRGLTVAAMILVNNPGSWGHIYAPLEHAEWNGCTPTDLIFPFFLWIVGVSIAFAMSTSKADPSTHQKTIIKAVKRGIILYLLGFFLAIFGKIISAIMDNRSIWEAFQTVRLLGVLQRIGIVFIISSIIFIKVSNKTIFKTLIVILAVYWALMTFIPVPGVGYPNLEKETNLAAWIDRGILTEAHTWASSKTWDPEGILSTLPAIGTCLFGILVGVWMRRKDVDNPTKVAWLFTTGITAVILGLLWDLQFPINKALWTSSYVLYAGGLASIGLALCYWIIDVQRYKKFTTPFVVYGVNAITVFFLAGLMPRVLNLIQITKPDGTKTGLLVRFYETCYTPFFSPINASLVWAITYVLGFYVLLYFMYKKNIIIKV from the coding sequence ATGACCGAGCCTAAACAACGATTACTTTCTCTTGATTTTTTTAGAGGATTAACTGTAGCTGCGATGATTTTAGTGAATAATCCAGGCAGCTGGGGGCACATATATGCCCCTTTAGAGCATGCAGAATGGAATGGATGTACACCGACAGACTTAATTTTCCCCTTCTTTTTATGGATTGTTGGTGTATCTATTGCCTTTGCCATGAGCACTAGTAAAGCAGATCCGTCTACACATCAAAAAACAATTATAAAAGCCGTTAAGCGTGGCATTATACTTTATTTACTTGGTTTCTTCTTGGCCATTTTCGGGAAAATTATCAGCGCGATAATGGATAACAGGTCCATATGGGAGGCCTTTCAAACCGTAAGATTGTTGGGCGTTTTGCAAAGGATAGGTATTGTTTTCATTATTAGCAGCATCATCTTTATCAAGGTTTCCAACAAAACTATATTTAAAACATTAATTGTAATACTTGCCGTTTATTGGGCATTAATGACCTTTATCCCTGTTCCGGGCGTTGGTTATCCCAACCTGGAAAAAGAAACCAATTTAGCGGCCTGGATTGATCGTGGAATTTTAACAGAGGCACATACCTGGGCTTCCTCAAAAACCTGGGACCCAGAGGGCATTTTGAGTACATTACCTGCAATAGGTACCTGTTTATTTGGTATTCTGGTTGGCGTTTGGATGCGCAGGAAAGATGTAGACAATCCAACCAAGGTAGCCTGGCTATTTACGACTGGGATTACGGCAGTTATTTTAGGTTTACTTTGGGATTTACAATTTCCCATTAACAAAGCACTATGGACAAGCTCTTATGTATTGTATGCTGGCGGCCTAGCTTCAATCGGATTAGCACTTTGTTACTGGATTATCGATGTTCAGCGTTACAAAAAATTTACCACTCCTTTTGTTGTTTATGGTGTAAACGCCATTACAGTCTTTTTTTTAGCGGGCTTAATGCCCCGAGTATTAAACCTGATCCAGATTACTAAACCTGATGGTACTAAAACTGGATTATTGGTTCGGTTTTACGAAACTTGTTATACTCCGTTTTTTAGCCCTATAAATGCCTCACTGGTTTGGGCAATAACCTATGTGCTCGGTTTTTATGTGTTATTATATTTTATGTATAAAAAGAACATTATTATTAAGGTTTAA